One stretch of Camelus bactrianus isolate YW-2024 breed Bactrian camel chromosome 21, ASM4877302v1, whole genome shotgun sequence DNA includes these proteins:
- the LOC141574342 gene encoding uncharacterized protein LOC141574342: MSGRPAPVSRKQRLMAAVGERAAGGGAPLSCFICGGGIGRGKELKLQVKQPAAAAGAGAPAQPFFPFLQQQEPAPGARELSPADGCVLVCAVCRCFLGEQWAAFERARTPVDKRMYWLKRPHQCDAGAGGRRGGAGAPREWNVAYALGGGAGDDDDDGSGGPGSRAAAEETRDSELSELSDTDPLSEPDPAPRDAASPHQDGAPAARAAPGPGPHGGRCPEWRPAPGPAQRQGVETSTPGDLEDEGVPSKLHVDGEPKTGIRRRRKGTGRHWVSEARASVLRGIQDPWQGPAVQVAPAEGVKGAPSVRAAKTPESRPLRETRGGYCMSEDSDINITSEEEDRKEQPLPGPCRPKEKENGGGRAPRAPLDSRAAPPEGLCCYICGSALSPASQHQIHVQKQEKLAQAPFFPFLWLHSPPPGAQPISQGGSTLVCPCCFSSLMQQWQSFELANVPVLQRLYVVPLNSHAPGMASKGRRLPREEGLPTGALPEACYLCGEDCTQDARAVASRVLNGNARGSMHFPFLSLLPCPPNAQGPNKRCEVRSCPKCFSVLEDVWALYRACQNEELITSVQGFLGRYHQAFSASDPALSEPPTLAQGSPASVCYICGAELGPGKEFQLNVNPSSRLGEKEPFFPFLTVYPPAPHARPADSTGLVATCVLCYHDLLGQWLQHEARSTHHAISPWSRQYQVEMFVCFFCQQEKKRCLGLKAVRVARLPLFLYTLRASHSLLVDDGRQLIIGACVECGTLVCAGQGLTRQGPMGWSSPVAVARKVTSVSLEASAAIHPPARELEPRPNAPAESLPRGPRTTQEQGPAWCQQSSQDGAGPDLTSTDSSSV; the protein is encoded by the coding sequence aTGAGCGGGCGGCCGGCGCCGGTCTCCCGCAAGCAGCGGCTCATGGCAGCCGTGGgcgagcgggcggcgggcggcggcgcgCCGCTCTCCTGTTTCATCTGTGGCGGCGGCATCGGACGCGGCAAGGAGCTGAAGCTGCAGGTGAAGcagccggcggcggcggcgggcgcgggggccCCGGCGCAGCCCTTCTTCCCGTTCCTGCAGCAGCAGGAGCCGGCGCCCGGCGCGCGCGAGCTGTCCCCGGCCGACGGGTGCGTCCTGGTGTGCGCCGTGTGCCGCTGCTTCCTGGGCGAGCAGTGGGCCGCCTTCGAGCGCGCCCGCACGCCCGTGGACAAGCGCATGTACTGGCTTAAGAGGCCCCACCAGTGCGACGCTGGCGCGGGCGGGCGCCGCGGGGGCGCCGGGGCTCCCCGTGAGTGGAACGTCGCCTACGCGCTGGGCGGTGGGGCCggcgacgacgacgacgacggtAGCGGCGGCCCCGGGTCCCGCGCGGCTGCTGAGGAGACTCGAGACTCGGAGCTGTCGGAGCTGTCGGACACCGATCCCCTCTCTGAGCCCGACCCGGCCCCGCGCGACGCTGCCAGTCCCCACCAGGACGGGGCCCCAGCGGCGCGGGctgccccagggccagggccTCACGGGGGCCGCTGCCCGGAGTGGAGGCCGGCGCCGGGACCCGCTCAGAGACAGGGCGTGGAGACCTCCACACCGGGAGACTTGGAGGACGAGGGAGTCCCTTCGAAACTCCACGTGGACGGGGAGCCCAAGACCGGCATCCGGCGCCGGCGGAAGGGCACCGGGAGGCACTGGGTCTCTGAGGCCCGGGCCAGCGTCCTGAGGGGCATTCAGGACCCTTGGCAAGGGCCTGCAGTCCAAGTGGCCCCTGCAGAGGGCGTAAAAGGAGCTCCTTCGGTGAGGGCCGCCAAGACTCCTGAGAGCAGACCGCTGAGGGAGACCCGAGGGGGCTACTGCATGTCTGAGGACAGTGACATCAACATCACCAGCGAGGAAGAGGACCGGAAGGAGCAGCCTCTCCCAGGCCCCTGCCGccccaaagagaaggaaaacgGTGGCGGCCGTGCCCCCAGGGCTCCCCTGGATAGCCGGGCTGCACCACCAGAGGGCCTTTGCTGCTACATCTGCGGGTCGGCACTGTCCCCGGCCTCGCAGCACCAGATCCACGTGCAGAAGCAGGAGAAGCTGGCCCAGGctcccttcttccccttcctgtGGCTGCACAGCCCGCCCCCCGGGGCACAGCCCATCAGCCAGGGCGGCAGCACCCTGGTGTGTCCCTGCTGCTTCTCATCCCTCATGCAGCAGTGGCAGAGCTTCGAGCTGGCCAACGTGCCTGTCCTGCAGCGGCTATACGTGGTTCCGCTGAACAGCCACGCCCCTGGCATGGCCTCCAAGGGCAGGAGGCTCCCGAGGGAAGAGGGCCTGCCTACTGGGGCTCTGCCAGAGGCCTGCTACCTCTGTGGGGAAGACTGTACCCAGGATGCCCGGGCCGTGGCCTCCAGGGTCCTCAACGGCAATGCCAGGGGCTCCATGCATTTCCCCTTTCtcagcctcctgccctgcccccccaACGCCCAGGGCCCCAACAAGCGCTGTGAGGTCCGCAGCTGCCCCAAGTGCTTCAGCGTCCTGGAGGATGTCTGGGCCCTGTACCGGGCCTGCCAGAATGAGGAGCTCATCACCTCCGTTCAGGGCTTCCTGGGGAGGTACCACCAGGCCTTCTCTGCCTCAGACCCTGCTCTCTCCGAGCCGCCCACATTAGCCCAGGGCAGCCCAGCGTCTGTCTGCTATATCTGTGGggctgagctgggccctgggaagGAGTTCCAGCTCAATGTGAACCCCTCCAGCCGCTTGGGTGAGAAAGAACCATTCTTCCCGTTCCTCACCGTCTACCCGCCCGCCCCGCACGCCAGGCCTGCTGACTCCACCGGCCTAGTGGCCACCTGCGTTCTCTGTTACCACGACCTGCTGGGCCAGTGGCTGCAGCACGAGGCCCGCAGCACCCACCACGCCATCAGCCCCTGGTCTCGGCAGTACCAAGTGGAGATGTTCGTGTGCTTCTTCTGCCAGCAGGAGAAGAAGCGGTGTCTTGGGCTGAAGGCTGTGAGGGTGGCCCGGTTACCCTTGTTTCTCTATACCCTGCGAGCAAGCCACAGCCTGCTAGTGGACGATGGGCGGCAGCTGATCATTGGCGCCTGTGTGGAGTGTGGGACCCTGGTGTGCGCTGGCCAAGGGCTTACCCGCCAGGGACCCATGGGCTGGAGCTCCCCAGTGGCAGTGGCAAGGAAG